The following proteins come from a genomic window of Micromonospora echinofusca:
- a CDS encoding adenosylcobinamide amidohydrolase, translated as MLSEPVLTARPEDGRDVPLLVWRADGPLRAVSSAPLGGGIGVRHWVVNATVPMSYDRDDPADHLAELADRLGLDGPGVGLLTGVDVAEVVARTDTGVRIWATVGLGTPVWAAAPAPAAPVQRVGTVNVVAYVPARLGDAALVNAVATATEAKAQAIAELGVPGTGTPTDAVTVLCPVDGPESAYGGPRSTWGAPLARAVHAAVTAGGAGTVVPWSDRPAG; from the coding sequence GTGCTGAGTGAACCCGTGCTGACCGCCCGCCCGGAGGACGGTCGGGACGTCCCGCTGCTCGTGTGGCGCGCCGACGGTCCGCTGCGCGCGGTCAGCTCCGCGCCGCTGGGCGGCGGGATCGGCGTCCGGCACTGGGTCGTCAACGCGACCGTGCCCATGTCGTACGACCGGGACGACCCCGCCGACCACCTGGCCGAACTGGCCGACCGGCTCGGCCTGGACGGGCCCGGGGTGGGCCTGCTGACCGGGGTGGACGTCGCCGAGGTCGTCGCCCGGACGGACACCGGCGTGCGGATCTGGGCCACGGTCGGCCTGGGCACCCCGGTCTGGGCGGCGGCACCCGCCCCGGCGGCGCCGGTGCAGCGGGTCGGCACCGTCAACGTCGTGGCGTACGTCCCGGCCCGGCTCGGCGACGCCGCCCTGGTCAACGCCGTCGCCACGGCCACCGAGGCGAAGGCGCAGGCGATCGCGGAGCTGGGCGTGCCGGGCACCGGCACCCCGACGGACGCCGTCACCGTGCTGTGCCCCGTCGACGGCCCCGAGTCGGCGTACGGCGGACCGCGCTCGACCTGGGGCGCCCCGCTGGCCCGGGCCGTGCACGCCGCCGTCACGGCCGGCGGGGCCGGCACCGTGGTCCCGTGGTCGGACCGACCGGCGGGCTGA
- a CDS encoding acyclic terpene utilization AtuA family protein, with amino-acid sequence MSGALRVGNASGFYGDRSTAWREMLDGGELDVLTGDYLAELTMLILGRDRLRDPSLGYAKTFLRQLEGCLGTALDRGVRLVTNAGGLNPAGLAAAIGSLADRLGLTVRVGYVEGDALARPDALTANAYLGAYGIAACLDGGADVVVTGRVTDASLVVGPAIARFGWGRDDLDALAGATVAGHLLECGAQVTGGNFSFFTELPDGGRRPGFPVAEVHPDGSCVITKHPGTGGAVTVETVTAQLLYEIGGPAYLGPDVVTRLDTVELGADGPDRVRVSGVRGTPPPGTLKVGVNNLGGFRNSMTFVLCGLDIPAKAALVRSQVEAAVGTEGLEFVLARTNHADAADTEAASALLHVHLRDGDKARAGRAFSAAAVELALASYPGCTLTTLPGDAAPYGVFTADAVPQDAVPHVAVLPSGERVPIPPPARTAAPADEPAPAADPPEADPAPADRPTRRAPLGELVGARSGDKGGDANLGVWARTDATWSWLRGWLTTARLRELLPETAPLAVERYELPNLRAVNFVLRGLLGQGVAASTRFDPQAKALGELLRSRLVDLPADLMPGPDPRAGGATPGEGR; translated from the coding sequence GTGAGCGGCGCACTGCGGGTGGGCAACGCCTCCGGCTTCTACGGCGACCGGTCGACGGCGTGGCGGGAGATGCTCGACGGCGGCGAACTGGACGTGCTCACCGGCGACTACCTCGCCGAGCTGACCATGCTGATCCTCGGCCGGGACCGGCTGCGCGACCCCTCCCTCGGCTACGCGAAGACCTTCCTCCGCCAGCTGGAGGGCTGCCTCGGCACCGCGCTGGACCGGGGCGTGCGGCTCGTGACCAACGCCGGCGGGCTGAACCCGGCGGGCCTGGCCGCCGCCATCGGGTCCCTCGCCGACCGGCTCGGCCTGACCGTCCGCGTCGGGTACGTCGAGGGCGACGCCCTCGCCCGCCCGGACGCGCTCACGGCGAACGCCTACCTCGGGGCGTACGGCATCGCCGCCTGCCTGGACGGCGGGGCGGACGTGGTGGTCACCGGCCGGGTGACCGATGCGTCGCTGGTGGTCGGACCGGCGATCGCCCGGTTCGGCTGGGGCCGCGACGACCTGGACGCGCTGGCCGGGGCGACCGTCGCCGGCCACCTGCTCGAGTGCGGGGCGCAGGTCACGGGGGGCAACTTCAGCTTCTTCACGGAGCTGCCCGACGGCGGGCGGCGTCCCGGCTTCCCGGTCGCCGAAGTGCACCCCGACGGCTCCTGCGTGATCACCAAGCACCCCGGCACCGGCGGCGCGGTCACCGTGGAGACGGTCACCGCCCAGCTGCTCTACGAGATCGGCGGCCCGGCCTACCTCGGGCCGGACGTGGTGACCCGGCTGGACACGGTGGAGCTGGGCGCCGACGGGCCGGACCGGGTGCGGGTGAGCGGCGTCCGGGGCACGCCTCCGCCGGGCACCCTCAAGGTGGGCGTGAACAACCTCGGCGGCTTCCGCAACTCGATGACCTTCGTCCTGTGCGGGCTCGACATCCCCGCCAAGGCGGCCCTGGTCCGCAGTCAGGTCGAGGCGGCGGTCGGCACGGAAGGGCTGGAGTTCGTCCTGGCCCGCACCAACCACGCGGACGCGGCCGACACCGAGGCGGCGAGCGCGCTGCTGCACGTACACCTGCGCGACGGCGACAAGGCGCGGGCCGGGCGGGCGTTCTCGGCCGCCGCGGTGGAGCTGGCCCTGGCCTCGTACCCCGGCTGCACCCTGACCACGCTGCCCGGCGACGCCGCGCCCTACGGGGTGTTCACCGCCGACGCCGTGCCGCAGGATGCGGTGCCGCACGTCGCGGTGCTCCCCTCCGGCGAGCGGGTGCCGATCCCGCCGCCGGCCCGCACCGCCGCCCCGGCGGACGAGCCGGCGCCCGCCGCCGACCCGCCGGAGGCGGACCCGGCGCCGGCCGACCGGCCCACCCGGCGCGCTCCGCTCGGCGAGCTGGTCGGGGCCCGCTCCGGCGACAAGGGCGGCGACGCCAACCTGGGCGTCTGGGCCCGCACGGACGCGACCTGGTCGTGGCTGCGCGGCTGGCTGACCACCGCCCGGCTGCGCGAGCTGCTGCCGGAGACCGCGCCGCTGGCCGTGGAGCGGTACGAGCTGCCGAACCTGCGGGCGGTCAACTTCGTCCTCCGGGGCCTGCTCGGGCAGGGGGTGGCCGCCTCCACCCGGTTCGATCCGCAGGCCAAGGCGCTCGGCGAGCTGCTCCGCTCCCGGCTCGTCGACCTGCCGGCGGACCTCATGCCCGGCCCGGACCCCCGGGCCGGCGGCGCGACGCCCGGGGAGGGCCGATGA
- a CDS encoding CapA family protein, whose product MYAAASPPRRRAALGLGVLLAVLLAAGCGGPDSGSDAVWQPGTGGGNTGAPVRSGEPTRSAQPAEQAISLSATGDIIMGNAPNRLPPSGGKGFFDSVEKALAADLVMGNLEEPLTVDTGTGKCGPNSTRCFQFRAPPEYAAHLRDAGFDLLNQANNHGYDFGPKGYENTQKALEKYELAHTGAPDQITVVDVKGVKVAVAGFSSYVWSNSLTDIAAAKKVITKAAGMADVVVVQVHMGGEGADKTRVKPGTEMFLGENRGDPVKFSKAMIDAGADLIVGHGPHVLRGMEFYKGRLIAYSLGNFAGGGNSLSNAGRLGWGGVLKVSLNPDGSWAGGSFVSTYMNSIGKPTMDRDDRGLGLLKQLTKSDFPETGARFDDAGAISAPQGG is encoded by the coding sequence ATGTACGCTGCCGCCTCCCCACCGCGCCGCCGCGCCGCACTCGGCCTCGGCGTGCTGCTCGCCGTCCTGCTCGCCGCCGGCTGCGGAGGGCCCGACTCCGGGTCCGACGCGGTCTGGCAGCCCGGCACGGGGGGCGGCAACACCGGCGCCCCGGTCCGCTCGGGCGAGCCCACCCGCTCCGCCCAGCCCGCCGAGCAGGCCATCTCGCTCTCCGCGACCGGCGACATCATCATGGGCAACGCGCCGAACCGACTGCCCCCCTCCGGAGGCAAGGGCTTCTTCGACTCGGTCGAGAAGGCGCTCGCGGCCGACCTCGTGATGGGCAACCTGGAGGAGCCGCTCACCGTCGACACCGGCACCGGCAAGTGCGGGCCGAACTCGACCCGCTGCTTCCAGTTCCGGGCCCCGCCCGAGTACGCCGCACACCTGCGCGACGCCGGCTTCGACCTGCTCAACCAGGCCAACAACCACGGCTACGACTTCGGCCCGAAGGGCTACGAGAACACCCAGAAGGCGCTGGAGAAGTACGAGCTCGCGCACACCGGGGCGCCCGACCAGATCACCGTCGTCGACGTCAAGGGGGTCAAGGTCGCGGTCGCCGGCTTCTCGTCGTACGTCTGGTCCAACAGCCTCACCGACATCGCCGCGGCGAAGAAGGTGATCACCAAGGCGGCCGGCATGGCCGACGTGGTCGTCGTGCAGGTGCACATGGGCGGCGAGGGGGCCGACAAGACGCGGGTCAAGCCGGGCACCGAGATGTTCCTCGGCGAGAACCGGGGCGACCCGGTCAAGTTCTCCAAGGCGATGATCGACGCCGGGGCGGACCTCATCGTCGGGCACGGCCCGCACGTGCTGCGCGGCATGGAGTTCTACAAGGGCCGGCTGATCGCGTACAGCCTGGGCAACTTCGCCGGCGGGGGCAACTCCCTGAGCAACGCCGGCCGGCTCGGCTGGGGCGGGGTGCTGAAGGTGTCGCTGAACCCGGACGGCAGCTGGGCGGGCGGCTCGTTCGTCTCGACGTACATGAACTCCATCGGCAAGCCGACCATGGACCGCGACGACCGCGGGCTGGGCCTGCTGAAGCAGCTCACCAAGAGCGACTTCCCGGAGACCGGCGCCCGCTTCGACGACGCGGGCGCGATCAGCGCGCCGCAGGGCGGCTGA
- a CDS encoding TetR/AcrR family transcriptional regulator — MPASTRVPQQERSRATQARLLEATVECLVEHGWSGTTTTVVATRAGVSRGAQLHHYPTKAALVTAAVAHLAERRAEELRTEAEALPPGPQRLDLVIDLLGAAFTGPLFVAALELWVAARTDRELREALVPLEARVGREMHRLTVALLDVDERRPGVREAVQATLDLLRGLGVANLLNDDSSRRAALLHTWKRQLATLLTP, encoded by the coding sequence GTGCCCGCATCGACCCGCGTCCCACAGCAGGAGCGCAGCCGCGCCACCCAGGCCCGGCTGCTGGAGGCGACCGTCGAGTGCCTGGTCGAGCACGGCTGGTCCGGCACCACCACCACCGTCGTCGCGACCCGGGCCGGCGTCTCGCGCGGCGCCCAGCTGCACCACTACCCCACCAAGGCCGCGCTGGTCACCGCCGCCGTCGCCCACCTCGCGGAGCGGCGGGCGGAGGAGCTGCGCACCGAGGCCGAGGCGCTGCCGCCCGGCCCCCAGCGGCTCGACTTGGTGATCGACCTGCTCGGCGCGGCGTTCACCGGCCCGCTCTTCGTCGCGGCCCTCGAACTCTGGGTCGCCGCCCGCACCGACCGGGAGCTGCGCGAGGCCCTGGTGCCGCTGGAGGCCCGGGTCGGCCGCGAGATGCACCGGCTCACCGTCGCGCTGCTCGACGTGGACGAGCGCCGCCCGGGCGTACGCGAGGCGGTGCAGGCGACCCTCGACCTGCTCCGCGGGCTCGGCGTGGCCAACCTGCTCAACGACGACTCGTCCCGCCGCGCCGCCCTGCTGCACACCTGGAAGCGCCAGCTCGCCACCCTGCTCACCCCCTGA
- a CDS encoding acyl-CoA dehydrogenase family protein: MTIVDTPERRQLRELTRAFVTREVLPHLDDWERAGEIPRELHATAAKLGLLGIGFPEAIGGSGGDLLDSIIVTEEIIRSGGSSGLIAALFTHGIALPHIVASGDPELIDRYVRPTLAGTMIGALAITEPDGGSDVASIRTHARRDGDHYVVNGSKTYITSGVRADFVTTALCTLPPGSGALTLLVIDKDTPGFTVGRRLEKLGWHCSDTAELSFADARVPVANRVGAEDTAFLSIMQNFAAERLSLATQAYATAQRCVELAVRWCRDRSTFGRPLASRQLVRHRLAEMHTRTEAARAYVHEVAARVAAGEPVVTEVAMAKNVAVAACAEVVDQALQLHGGYGYLRDAEVERHYRDARILGIGGGTTEIMNEIVAKGMGL; encoded by the coding sequence ATGACCATCGTGGACACGCCGGAGCGCCGGCAGTTACGGGAGCTGACCCGGGCCTTCGTCACCCGGGAGGTGCTGCCGCACCTGGACGACTGGGAGCGGGCCGGCGAGATCCCCCGCGAGCTGCACGCCACCGCCGCCAAGCTCGGCCTGCTCGGCATCGGCTTCCCGGAGGCCATCGGCGGCAGCGGCGGGGACCTGCTCGACTCGATCATCGTGACCGAGGAGATCATCCGCTCGGGTGGCTCGTCCGGGCTGATCGCCGCGCTCTTCACGCACGGCATCGCGCTGCCGCACATCGTCGCCTCCGGCGACCCGGAGCTGATCGACCGGTACGTCCGGCCGACGCTGGCCGGCACCATGATCGGCGCGCTGGCGATCACCGAGCCCGACGGCGGCTCGGACGTGGCGAGCATCCGCACCCACGCGCGGCGGGACGGCGACCACTACGTGGTCAACGGGTCGAAGACCTACATCACCAGCGGCGTACGGGCCGACTTCGTGACCACCGCCCTCTGCACCCTGCCCCCGGGCAGCGGCGCCCTGACCCTGCTGGTGATCGACAAGGACACCCCCGGCTTCACCGTCGGGCGCCGGCTGGAGAAGCTCGGCTGGCACTGCTCCGACACCGCCGAGCTGTCGTTCGCCGACGCCCGGGTGCCGGTGGCGAACCGGGTCGGCGCGGAGGACACCGCCTTCCTGTCGATCATGCAGAACTTCGCCGCCGAGCGGCTCTCGCTCGCCACCCAGGCGTACGCGACCGCGCAGCGCTGCGTGGAGTTGGCGGTGCGCTGGTGCCGGGACCGGTCCACGTTCGGCCGCCCCCTGGCGAGCCGGCAACTGGTCCGGCACCGGCTGGCCGAGATGCACACCCGCACCGAGGCGGCCCGCGCGTACGTGCACGAGGTGGCGGCGCGGGTGGCCGCCGGCGAGCCGGTGGTGACCGAGGTGGCGATGGCGAAGAACGTCGCGGTGGCGGCCTGCGCCGAGGTCGTCGACCAGGCGCTCCAACTGCACGGCGGCTACGGCTACCTGCGCGACGCCGAGGTGGAGCGGCACTACCGCGACGCCCGGA
- a CDS encoding TIGR03084 family metal-binding protein, whose translation MVDLKDLLADLTDESEQLDDLVTGRASADWGRATPSPGWSVGHQIAHLAWTDRVALLAATDAEAFLAAVLAAPDPARLVDSGAEEFLAPPGELLPRWRAGRAALADALARVPAGGKLPWFGTRMSAASMATARIMETWAHGTDVADALGVARPGTDRLRHVAHLGFRTLGHSFAAHGRPAPTAPVRVELTAPRGDTWAYGPTDAADRVTGPALDFCLLVTQRRHRADLALTATGPVADAWLDVAQAFAGPPGPGRPPTAPGSDAAGGVAA comes from the coding sequence ATGGTCGACCTCAAGGACCTGCTCGCGGACCTGACCGACGAGTCCGAGCAGCTCGACGACCTGGTGACCGGCCGGGCGTCGGCCGACTGGGGGCGGGCCACCCCGTCGCCGGGCTGGAGCGTCGGGCACCAGATCGCCCACCTCGCCTGGACCGACCGCGTGGCGCTGCTCGCCGCCACCGACGCCGAGGCCTTCCTCGCCGCCGTGCTCGCCGCCCCCGACCCCGCCCGGCTCGTCGACTCCGGCGCGGAGGAGTTCCTCGCCCCGCCGGGCGAGCTGCTTCCCCGCTGGCGGGCCGGCCGGGCGGCGCTCGCCGACGCGCTGGCCCGCGTGCCGGCGGGCGGGAAGCTGCCCTGGTTCGGCACCCGGATGTCGGCCGCCTCGATGGCCACCGCCCGGATCATGGAGACCTGGGCACATGGCACGGACGTGGCCGACGCCCTCGGGGTGGCCCGCCCCGGCACCGACCGGTTGCGACACGTCGCGCACCTCGGCTTCCGTACCCTCGGCCACAGCTTCGCCGCCCACGGCCGGCCGGCGCCGACGGCGCCGGTGCGCGTCGAGTTGACGGCGCCGCGGGGCGACACCTGGGCGTACGGCCCGACCGACGCCGCCGACCGGGTCACCGGTCCGGCGCTCGACTTCTGCCTGCTGGTCACCCAGCGCAGGCACCGCGCCGACCTGGCGCTGACCGCGACCGGCCCGGTGGCCGACGCGTGGCTGGACGTCGCGCAGGCCTTCGCCGGCCCACCCGGCCCCGGCCGCCCACCGACGGCCCCCGGAAGCGACGCGGCGGGCGGGGTGGCGGCGTGA
- the nth gene encoding endonuclease III, whose product MTTSSSGFTETDLGRTRRARRIGRMLTDTHPDAHCELDHSNPLELAVATILSAQCTDKKVNEVTPKLFARYPTAADYAGADRAELEELIRPTGFYRNKTDSLMKLGQALVERHGGQVPGRLADLVELPGIGRKTANVILGNAFDVPGITVDTHFQRLVQRWRLTAETDPVKIEHAIGALFPRRDWTMLSHRIIFHGRRVCHARKPACGACTLVKLCPSYGTGPTEPAAAAKLLKGPRARDLAVAAGVDPELVPVQAVVAEAP is encoded by the coding sequence GTGACCACGAGTTCCTCCGGCTTCACCGAGACCGACCTCGGGCGCACCCGTCGCGCCCGGCGGATCGGCCGGATGCTGACCGACACCCACCCCGACGCGCACTGTGAACTGGACCACTCCAACCCCCTGGAGCTGGCCGTCGCGACGATCCTCTCCGCCCAGTGCACGGACAAGAAGGTCAACGAGGTCACCCCGAAGCTCTTCGCCCGCTACCCGACCGCTGCCGACTACGCGGGCGCGGACAGGGCGGAGCTGGAGGAGCTGATCCGGCCCACCGGCTTCTACCGCAACAAGACCGACTCGTTGATGAAGCTCGGCCAGGCCCTCGTCGAGCGGCACGGCGGCCAGGTCCCCGGCAGGCTCGCCGACCTGGTCGAGCTGCCCGGCATCGGCCGCAAGACCGCCAACGTCATCCTCGGCAACGCCTTCGACGTCCCCGGGATCACCGTCGACACCCACTTCCAGCGGCTGGTGCAGCGCTGGCGGCTGACCGCCGAGACCGACCCCGTCAAGATCGAGCACGCGATCGGGGCGCTCTTCCCCCGGCGCGACTGGACCATGCTGTCGCACCGGATCATCTTCCACGGCCGGCGGGTCTGCCACGCCCGCAAGCCGGCCTGCGGCGCGTGCACGCTGGTGAAGCTGTGCCCGTCGTACGGCACCGGCCCGACCGAGCCGGCGGCGGCCGCGAAGCTGCTCAAGGGCCCCCGGGCCCGGGACCTCGCGGTGGCGGCCGGGGTCGACCCGGAGCTGGTGCCGGTCCAGGCCGTCGTGGCGGAGGCACCGTGA
- a CDS encoding TlpA family protein disulfide reductase — MSARSAPVSRAPQSRRRLVALLVPVLLAVAGCTAGTEEKDPGPSERQKAAANRPSPFQDCSALGTPPASAAPAPPSGGGGQTLPELTLNCFTGGAPVALRDLRGPAVINVWASWCPPCRKELPAFQRLSERAAGQLRVVGVNNQDGREAAQAIGEDFGIRFPVLVDQGEGLKRELNRKAIPLTVFVDGQGRVRHVDSTGALDDARLAELVRQHLGVTVPA; from the coding sequence ATGAGCGCGAGGAGTGCGCCGGTGTCGCGGGCCCCGCAGTCGCGACGCCGGCTCGTCGCCCTGCTCGTACCCGTGCTGTTGGCCGTCGCAGGGTGCACCGCCGGCACCGAGGAGAAGGACCCGGGCCCGTCCGAGCGGCAGAAGGCCGCCGCCAACCGCCCGTCGCCCTTCCAGGACTGCTCCGCCCTCGGTACGCCGCCCGCGTCCGCCGCACCTGCCCCACCGTCCGGCGGCGGGGGGCAGACGCTGCCCGAGCTGACCCTGAACTGCTTCACCGGCGGCGCCCCGGTAGCCCTGCGCGACCTGCGCGGCCCGGCGGTGATCAACGTCTGGGCGTCCTGGTGCCCGCCCTGCCGCAAGGAACTGCCCGCCTTCCAGCGGCTCAGCGAGCGGGCCGCCGGCCAGCTCCGGGTCGTCGGGGTCAACAACCAGGACGGCCGCGAGGCGGCCCAGGCCATCGGCGAGGACTTCGGCATCCGCTTCCCGGTGCTGGTCGACCAGGGTGAGGGCCTGAAGCGGGAGCTGAACCGCAAGGCCATCCCCCTGACCGTCTTCGTCGACGGGCAGGGCCGCGTACGGCACGTCGACTCCACGGGCGCCCTCGACGACGCCCGGCTGGCGGAGCTGGTCCGCCAGCACCTCGGCGTGACGGTGCCGGCGTGA
- a CDS encoding metallophosphoesterase family protein, producing MLDRVAVLSDIHGALPALEAVLAEPDVAAADLIVLTGDIAAGPQPVEVLDVLAGLGDRARWVRGNADRELVQARAGRPSPIDVSNWAAEQLRDDQVARLAALPLTVTLEVTGLGPVLFCHATPRDDEEVVLVDSRMERWAEVLADVPAEVGTVVCGHTHMPFTRLADRRLIVNPGSVGMPYGGPGAYWALLGPGVDLRRTPFDVDAACARVTAESGFPDAAEWADEYLRSRHSDATALAVFAPRDGR from the coding sequence ATGCTGGACCGGGTGGCCGTTCTCTCCGACATCCACGGTGCGCTGCCGGCGTTGGAGGCCGTGCTGGCCGAGCCGGACGTCGCCGCCGCCGACCTGATCGTGCTCACCGGCGACATCGCGGCCGGCCCGCAGCCGGTCGAGGTGCTGGACGTGCTCGCCGGGCTGGGCGACCGGGCCCGCTGGGTACGGGGCAACGCGGACCGCGAGCTGGTGCAGGCGCGGGCCGGCCGCCCCTCCCCGATCGACGTCTCCAACTGGGCGGCGGAGCAGCTCCGCGACGACCAGGTGGCCCGGTTGGCGGCACTGCCGCTGACGGTCACCCTGGAGGTAACCGGCCTCGGCCCGGTGCTGTTCTGCCATGCCACCCCGCGCGACGACGAGGAGGTCGTGCTCGTCGACTCCCGGATGGAACGCTGGGCGGAGGTGCTCGCCGACGTCCCGGCCGAGGTGGGCACGGTCGTCTGCGGGCACACCCACATGCCGTTCACCCGGCTGGCCGACCGGCGGCTGATCGTCAACCCGGGCAGCGTCGGGATGCCCTACGGCGGTCCCGGCGCCTACTGGGCGCTCCTCGGGCCCGGGGTGGACCTGCGGCGTACCCCCTTCGACGTGGACGCCGCCTGCGCCCGGGTGACGGCCGAGTCGGGCTTCCCCGACGCCGCCGAGTGGGCGGACGAGTACCTGCGCTCCCGACACAGCGACGCCACGGCCCTCGCGGTGTTCGCCCCGCGCGACGGCCGCTGA
- a CDS encoding Crp/Fnr family transcriptional regulator codes for MDEVLARSGIFQGVDPEAAEALAKEMETLEVRKGEIVFNEGEPGDSLYILLSGKIKVGRRAADGRQNLIAVMGPSDMVGELSLFDPGPRTATATAVTDTRLVRLRKQALRPWLNNRPEIAEQLLRVLARRLRRTNDSLADLIFTDVPGRVAKNLLQMAGRFGTRDGGVLRVTHDLTQEEIAQLVGASRETVNKALADFASRGWLRLDGKSIIILDPERLARRARV; via the coding sequence ATGGACGAGGTACTGGCTCGCAGCGGGATCTTCCAGGGCGTCGACCCGGAGGCTGCCGAGGCACTCGCCAAGGAGATGGAGACGCTCGAGGTCCGCAAGGGCGAGATCGTCTTCAACGAGGGCGAACCCGGCGACAGTCTCTACATCCTGCTGTCCGGCAAGATCAAGGTGGGTCGGCGCGCTGCCGACGGCCGGCAGAACCTGATCGCGGTGATGGGCCCGTCGGACATGGTGGGCGAGCTGTCGCTCTTCGACCCCGGCCCGCGTACGGCGACGGCCACGGCGGTCACCGACACCCGTCTGGTGCGGCTGCGCAAGCAGGCCCTGCGCCCGTGGCTGAACAACCGCCCGGAGATCGCCGAGCAGCTGCTGCGGGTGCTCGCCCGCCGGCTCCGGCGCACGAACGACTCCCTGGCCGACCTGATCTTCACCGACGTGCCCGGCCGCGTCGCCAAGAACCTGCTCCAGATGGCCGGCCGCTTCGGCACCCGCGACGGCGGGGTGCTGCGGGTGACCCACGACCTCACCCAGGAGGAGATCGCCCAGCTCGTCGGCGCCTCCCGGGAGACCGTCAACAAGGCGCTGGCCGACTTCGCCTCGCGCGGGTGGCTGCGCCTGGACGGCAAGAGCATCATCATCCTCGACCCGGAGCGCCTGGCCCGCCGCGCCCGCGTCTGA